GCCCGTCTGGCTCTTCTCGTCGCTTCCACCGCCACcgctctcctcttcttcctcgtctcgTCCTCGTGCTGCCTGGCAGCCACCAGCAGCAACCCGAGCGCCGTGGTGCTGGCGGTGCAGAAGGACGACGCGACGGGGCAGTACGTGGCCGGCGGCTTCCGCCAGCGGACGCCACAGGCGCCCGTGACGGCCGTGCTGGACCTCGGGGGCGCCACGCTCTGGGTGGACTGCGACCCCGGGCAGTACGCGTCCTCTTCCTACGCGCGCGTGCCGTGCGCGTCCAAGCCGTGCCGCCTGGCGCGGACGAGCGCCTGCGCTACAAGCTGCGTCGGGGCGCCGTCGCCAGGCTGCCTCAACGACACCTGCGGGGGGTTCCCGGAGAACACGGTCACGCGCCTCAGAACCAGCGGGAACCTCATCACCGACGTGCTGTCGCTGCCCACCACCTTCCGCCCCGCGCCCGGGCCGCTCGCCACCGCGCCGGCGTTCCTCTTCGCCTGCGGGGCCACGTTCCTCACCAAGGGCCTcgcgtccggcgccgccggcatgGCCTCCCTCAGCCGCGCCCGCTTCGCGCTCCCGACGCAGCTCGCCGACACCTTCCGCTTCCCCCGCAAGTTCGCGCACTGCCTCCCTCCAGCCTCGGGCGCGGGCTTCGTCCTCTTCGGCGACGCGCCCTACGCGTTCCAACCCGGCGTGGAAATCTCCAAATCGTCGCTCATCTACACGCCGCTTCTCGTCGACAACGTGAGCACGGCGGGAGTCTCGGGCAAGGGGGACAAGTCGACCGAGTACTTCATCGGAGTGACGGCCATCAAGGTGAACGGCCGCGCCGTGCCGAGGCTCAACGCCACGCTGCTGGCCATCGACGGGAAGACGGGCGTGGGCGGCACCAAGCTCAGCACGGTCGCGCCTTACACCGTGCTGGAGACATCCATCCACCAGGCGGTCACCGACGCGTTCGCCGCCGAGACGGCCATGATCCCTCGGGTTCCCTCCGTGCCGCCGTTCAGGCTCTGCTACGACGGGAGCAAGGTGGGGAGCACCCGCGTGGGCCCCGCCGTGCCGACCGTTGAGCTCGTGATGCAGAGCGAGGCCGCGTCGTGGGTGGTGTTCGGGGCCAACTCGATGGTGGCTACCAAAGGCGGCGCGCTCTGCCTCGCCGTGGTGGACGGCGGCAAAGCCCCGCGGACGTCGGTGGTGGTCGGGGGACACATGATGGAGGACAACCTGCTCGAGTTCGATCTGCAAGGGTTGCGGCTCGGGTTCAGCTCATCCCTGCTTTTCCGGCAGACCACCTGCAACAATTTCCGCCTTGGGTAGGAGGAATACAATGGCGGCAGTTGGTTTGTGTTCCAAAATCGCAGGGGCCGGCTTGAGAAACTGTggaacttccggatattcacGTGTACCTTCCAGATAATCATGAATATGCGGAATTTTCGGCTTCCAATCGGAACTTTCGGTGTGACCGTTACGGATCTGAGTTGTCCTAATGCTCcttctatatataccccttgtaaGCCGCCGTTTTGGGTAGAGTTCACACGAATTGGGTTCGTGAAATCTCCTaggcgttgtaaacactcccatacagtgaagtttcgctggctggcgcctgtggttttccctctcgttgtttgagagggttttcacgttaaatccgtgtgttcttgtgctgtgatttctttttcgttcttcgttcttgcttgtcgcgttcataacaagtggtatcagagcccaCAACTGGACTAACACCACACGATTCTCGTTGTGGCAAGTGAAGATGCAGGCGATTCTCGCCCAAACTTCAGATCTGGATGAAGCGCTTGATTCcttcggcaagaaggatgaaaaggaGTGGACTGCCGAAGAGAAACGCAAAGATCGTAAGGCTTTGTCTTTGATTTAACTTCATCtatccaataatattttgcaggaagtgttggaggagaaatccgcAGCAGCCCTGTGGCTGAAACTGGAATCGATCTGCATGTCTAAAGATTTAACCAGCaagatgcatgtaaagatgaagttgttcacCCATAAGCTGCAAGAAGGTGGTTCGGTAACATCTGATATAACTGTTTTTCGGGAGATAGTTTCTGACTTGCAAGCTTTGGAGGTTAAGTATGATGACGAGGATTTAATCGTCTTACTCTTATGCTCGTTGCCTAGTTCCTATACAAATTTCCGTgattcaattctttatagCCATGACTCTCTAACCCTTAATGAGGTTTTAAAAGCACttagacagaaagaaaagatgaaatctCTGGTGCAGACCGATGGGTCGTCATCAAAGGCAGAAGCTCTGCAGGTTCGTGGCAGGACCGGGCAGAGGAACAATAACTATGGCAACCGAGATAAAAGCCGGGACGGAAAAGCTCGTTCAAAGTCACGTAGAAAAGATAAGTTCTGAAggtattgtaagaaaaataatatgttATTGAGGATTGTtataaactgcagaacaaggagaaaagaaacGGT
The Brachypodium distachyon strain Bd21 chromosome 2, Brachypodium_distachyon_v3.0, whole genome shotgun sequence genome window above contains:
- the LOC100843262 gene encoding basic 7S globulin produces the protein MARLALLVASTATALLFFLVSSSCCLAATSSNPSAVVLAVQKDDATGQYVAGGFRQRTPQAPVTAVLDLGGATLWVDCDPGQYASSSYARVPCASKPCRLARTSACATSCVGAPSPGCLNDTCGGFPENTVTRLRTSGNLITDVLSLPTTFRPAPGPLATAPAFLFACGATFLTKGLASGAAGMASLSRARFALPTQLADTFRFPRKFAHCLPPASGAGFVLFGDAPYAFQPGVEISKSSLIYTPLLVDNVSTAGVSGKGDKSTEYFIGVTAIKVNGRAVPRLNATLLAIDGKTGVGGTKLSTVAPYTVLETSIHQAVTDAFAAETAMIPRVPSVPPFRLCYDGSKVGSTRVGPAVPTVELVMQSEAASWVVFGANSMVATKGGALCLAVVDGGKAPRTSVVVGGHMMEDNLLEFDLQGLRLGFSSSLLFRQTTCNNFRLG